A single Parabacteroides timonensis DNA region contains:
- a CDS encoding Tex family protein, with protein sequence MMTLFHSLISHSLGIPAGQVERTIGLLNEGATIPFISRYRKEVTGGLDEVQIGNIKDQLDKLTELKKRKETILSSIEEQGKLTPELKKRIEDSWDSTEIEDIYLPYKPKRVTKAEIARKKGLEPLAKIIMIQNEHDLAARVKSFIKGEVKNAVEALQGARDIIAEWVNENEGARNAVRNSFAHTGMISSKVIKGKEEEGAKYRDYFDFSEPLNRCSSHRLLALRRGEAEGILRVSISPDTDTTLDRLKRRFVKGNSEVSDQVADAVDDSYKRLLKPSIETEYANLSKAKADEEAIRVFAENLRQLLLAPPLGQKRVLGVDPGYRTGCKLVCLDAQGNLLHNEAIYPHPPQNEKSKAAAKVSQLVSTYAIDAIAIGNGTASRETEQFITNIRYDRKVQVFVVSENGASIYSASKIARDEFPEYDVTVRGAVSIGRRLMDPLAELVKIDPKSIGVGQYQHDVEQGALKKSLDQTVESCVNMVGVNVNTASKHLLTYISGLGPTLAQNIVDYRAEHGPFQSRRELMKVPRMGEKAFEQSAGFLRIQNGKTPLDNSAVHPESYPIVEQMAKDLKCTVEELITNKELKKKLDLTKYITEKVGMPTLLDIMEELDKPGRDPRQAIQVFSFDPTVKTIEDLKEGMVLPGIVTNITNFGCFVDVGIKENGLVHISELADRFISDPTQVVSIHQHVKVKVMSVDLARKRVQLSMKGL encoded by the coding sequence ATGATGACATTATTCCATTCGCTTATCTCCCATTCTTTAGGTATTCCGGCAGGACAAGTTGAAAGAACGATCGGACTACTTAATGAAGGGGCGACAATCCCTTTCATAAGCCGTTACCGGAAAGAGGTTACCGGAGGGCTCGATGAAGTTCAGATAGGAAATATCAAAGATCAGCTGGATAAACTGACCGAGCTCAAAAAACGTAAAGAAACGATATTAAGCTCCATAGAGGAACAAGGTAAACTGACTCCCGAGCTAAAGAAACGCATAGAAGACTCATGGGATAGTACGGAGATAGAAGACATCTACCTTCCTTATAAACCAAAACGAGTTACAAAAGCTGAAATAGCCCGTAAAAAAGGGTTAGAGCCGCTTGCTAAGATCATCATGATACAAAATGAACATGACTTGGCGGCACGTGTGAAAAGTTTTATCAAAGGAGAAGTGAAAAATGCCGTTGAGGCATTACAGGGGGCACGTGATATCATTGCCGAGTGGGTGAATGAAAATGAAGGAGCTCGTAATGCTGTGCGTAACTCTTTTGCTCATACCGGGATGATCTCATCGAAGGTAATCAAAGGAAAAGAGGAAGAAGGGGCTAAGTATCGGGACTATTTTGATTTCAGCGAACCACTGAACCGATGCAGTTCCCACCGCCTGCTGGCTCTTCGTCGCGGAGAAGCAGAAGGTATCCTCAGAGTCAGTATATCTCCCGATACGGATACGACACTCGATCGTTTGAAAAGGCGTTTCGTAAAAGGTAACAGCGAAGTTTCCGACCAGGTAGCCGATGCCGTAGACGATTCTTATAAACGGCTCCTTAAGCCCTCCATTGAAACGGAATATGCCAATCTGAGCAAAGCTAAAGCAGACGAAGAAGCCATCCGTGTTTTTGCAGAGAACCTCCGGCAACTTTTACTGGCTCCTCCATTGGGTCAAAAACGTGTATTAGGCGTAGATCCGGGATATCGTACCGGTTGTAAGTTGGTGTGCCTGGATGCACAAGGAAATTTGCTTCACAATGAAGCGATCTATCCCCATCCGCCACAGAACGAGAAAAGTAAAGCGGCTGCCAAGGTTTCCCAGTTGGTATCGACTTATGCAATCGATGCCATTGCGATAGGTAACGGAACGGCCAGTCGTGAAACGGAGCAATTCATTACCAATATCCGTTATGACAGGAAGGTACAGGTCTTTGTTGTCAGCGAGAACGGAGCGTCTATCTATTCCGCATCTAAAATTGCACGGGATGAATTTCCTGAATATGATGTAACGGTACGCGGTGCCGTCAGTATCGGACGCCGGTTGATGGACCCGCTGGCCGAACTGGTTAAAATCGATCCGAAAAGCATTGGTGTCGGTCAATACCAACATGATGTGGAACAAGGAGCTTTGAAGAAAAGCCTGGACCAGACGGTAGAAAGTTGCGTAAATATGGTTGGGGTGAATGTGAATACGGCCAGCAAACATCTACTCACGTATATTTCAGGTCTGGGCCCCACCCTGGCACAAAATATTGTGGATTACCGTGCAGAACACGGTCCTTTCCAATCGAGACGCGAGTTAATGAAAGTGCCCCGCATGGGAGAAAAAGCTTTTGAACAAAGTGCCGGATTCTTACGCATCCAAAACGGGAAGACGCCTTTGGATAATTCGGCCGTTCATCCGGAAAGTTATCCGATCGTAGAACAGATGGCGAAAGATTTGAAATGTACGGTAGAAGAGCTGATCACCAATAAGGAGTTGAAGAAAAAGCTGGATCTTACCAAATATATCACAGAGAAAGTCGGTATGCCGACCTTACTCGATATTATGGAAGAACTGGATAAGCCGGGAAGAGATCCTCGCCAGGCGATACAGGTCTTTTCTTTCGATCCTACCGTCAAAACGATAGAAGACTTAAAAGAAGGTATGGTATTGCCCGGAATCGTAACGAATATTACGAACTTCGGATGTTTTGTCGATGTCGGTATCAAGGAGAACGGACTGGTTCATATTTCGGAACTGGCCGATCGTTTCATCAGCGATCCGACACAGGTTGTATCCATACATCAGCACGTCAAGGTGAAAGTTATGAGTGTGGACCTGGCCCGTAAGCGGGTTCAACTATCTATGAAAGGGTTATGA
- a CDS encoding sodium:solute symporter family protein, which yields MNTLTLGIVVIVYMFVIAWLGYIGYKQTKNASDYLLGGRKVNPIIMALSYGATFISASAIVGFGGVAATFGMGIQWLCLLNMFMGVVVAFIFFGRRTRKLGEEHNARTFPQLLGLHYNSRSIQIFIAAIIFIGMPLYAAVVMKGGAVFIEQMFHIDLHLALLIFTLIVAAYVITGGIKGVLYTDALQAVIMFVCMLFLLVWFYHVMDMGFVEANQKLSEISPLVPDRFKELGHQGWTAMPVTGSPQWYTLVTSLIMGVGIGCLAQPQLVVRFMMVESTKQLNRGVLIGCVFLIVTVGAIYHVGALSNLFFLKTEGVVASEAIKDMDKIIPLFIDRAMPEWFGAVFMLCILSASMSTLSAQFHTMGAAFGADAFPYLGRNKNNNSTMGVRIGVLCSILVSYIICYTLSAGIIARGTALFMGICAATFLPTYFCSLYWKKATKEGALASLWTGALASLVAMLFFHKAEASAIGLCKTLTGKDVLIDVYPWFAIDPILFALPLSIIAIIVVSLLTQKKSDNI from the coding sequence ATGAATACGCTTACCCTTGGAATTGTTGTTATAGTTTACATGTTTGTTATCGCCTGGTTAGGGTATATCGGATATAAACAGACAAAAAATGCCAGTGATTATTTATTAGGGGGACGAAAGGTAAACCCCATTATCATGGCTCTGTCTTACGGAGCAACATTTATTTCAGCTTCAGCCATTGTTGGCTTTGGCGGAGTGGCTGCGACCTTTGGTATGGGTATTCAATGGTTATGCCTGCTGAACATGTTTATGGGAGTTGTCGTTGCATTTATCTTTTTCGGAAGAAGAACCCGTAAATTAGGAGAAGAACATAATGCGCGCACCTTTCCTCAGTTATTGGGATTACATTATAATTCACGCAGTATACAAATATTTATAGCTGCGATCATCTTCATCGGTATGCCTTTATATGCCGCCGTGGTAATGAAAGGCGGTGCCGTATTTATCGAACAGATGTTTCATATCGATTTACATCTGGCATTATTGATTTTTACTTTGATTGTTGCAGCTTATGTAATTACCGGAGGGATTAAAGGCGTTTTGTATACAGATGCTTTACAAGCTGTAATTATGTTCGTATGCATGTTGTTCCTGCTCGTTTGGTTCTATCATGTAATGGATATGGGATTTGTAGAAGCGAACCAGAAGCTATCCGAGATTTCCCCATTGGTTCCCGATCGTTTTAAGGAACTGGGACATCAGGGATGGACTGCGATGCCGGTGACAGGTTCTCCACAATGGTATACGTTGGTTACTTCATTGATTATGGGTGTCGGCATAGGATGCCTGGCCCAACCTCAGTTAGTCGTACGATTTATGATGGTGGAAAGTACCAAGCAATTGAATCGTGGCGTATTAATCGGTTGTGTATTCCTGATTGTTACGGTAGGAGCCATTTATCACGTAGGTGCTTTGTCTAATTTGTTTTTTCTTAAAACAGAAGGTGTTGTAGCTTCAGAAGCAATAAAAGACATGGATAAGATCATACCGTTGTTTATCGATCGTGCCATGCCTGAATGGTTCGGTGCCGTCTTTATGTTGTGTATCTTATCAGCCAGTATGTCTACGTTGAGTGCACAATTCCATACAATGGGAGCTGCATTCGGTGCTGATGCTTTTCCTTATTTAGGACGCAATAAAAATAATAACTCAACTATGGGGGTTCGTATTGGTGTTTTATGCTCCATTCTTGTTAGTTATATTATCTGCTACACATTGAGTGCCGGAATTATTGCACGTGGAACAGCTTTGTTTATGGGGATATGTGCAGCTACATTCCTGCCTACTTACTTTTGTTCTTTATATTGGAAAAAAGCAACAAAGGAAGGTGCTTTAGCCAGTTTATGGACCGGAGCATTAGCCAGTTTGGTTGCCATGTTGTTTTTTCACAAAGCAGAAGCAAGTGCTATCGGTTTGTGTAAAACATTGACAGGGAAGGATGTATTAATCGATGTATATCCTTGGTTTGCCATAGATCCTATATTATTTGCACTCCCATTATCCATTATTGCGATTATTGTAGTGAGTCTGTTGACACAAAAGAAATCAGATAACATATAA
- a CDS encoding substrate-binding domain-containing protein, producing the protein MIKYFCLLFLILCSCNNKPKESDTIHVSVLRGPSVIAFAKIIEDSPKIEGRRLSVDIVDSPEQMQALLIKGEAEIAALPMINAANLYNKGLKYSLLGCPVWGNLYIVGKKGDHAQTSETKTLHIFGAGTTPDILTRYYLKQKGLSCSLNYSFTTPLEITQGLLSNQIRRAVLAEPFLSIALKKDSTIYIESNLNNPDSTSPGFAQTAIVYAPSLSDKRTVLDSLLNKSCRFAIYQPEEAIRILESRKIFTPGALTPESIERCRIKYLSIGEAKESILDFLRLIKEYEPKAIGGKLPDDAFLSGKQ; encoded by the coding sequence ATGATCAAATACTTTTGTTTACTCTTTCTGATTTTATGCAGTTGCAATAATAAGCCCAAAGAGAGTGATACTATTCATGTATCTGTTCTTAGAGGTCCGTCTGTTATTGCATTTGCTAAAATAATCGAGGATAGTCCGAAAATAGAAGGAAGGCGGTTATCTGTCGATATCGTTGATTCACCGGAACAAATGCAGGCCCTCCTGATAAAAGGGGAAGCAGAAATAGCCGCACTTCCTATGATCAATGCCGCGAACTTATATAATAAAGGCCTGAAATACTCCTTACTGGGCTGTCCGGTTTGGGGAAATCTTTATATCGTCGGTAAAAAGGGAGATCATGCTCAAACATCAGAAACAAAAACATTACATATTTTCGGAGCCGGTACTACTCCTGATATTTTAACCCGCTACTATTTGAAACAGAAAGGTCTATCTTGCTCTTTGAATTACTCTTTTACTACACCTCTTGAAATAACCCAGGGATTGCTTAGTAATCAGATCCGGAGGGCTGTATTGGCTGAACCATTCTTAAGTATTGCATTGAAAAAAGACAGTACTATATATATTGAATCAAACCTGAACAATCCGGACAGTACTTCACCAGGATTTGCCCAGACCGCTATCGTTTATGCTCCTTCGTTAAGTGATAAAAGAACAGTACTGGACAGTTTATTGAATAAATCCTGCAGGTTCGCTATATATCAACCGGAGGAAGCCATACGCATCCTTGAAAGCCGGAAAATATTTACTCCCGGTGCGTTGACTCCGGAAAGTATTGAACGATGCCGCATTAAATATTTATCAATAGGAGAAGCTAAAGAAAGTATTCTCGATTTCCTGCGTTTGATAAAAGAATATGAACCCAAAGCCATAGGAGGAAAACTTCCGGATGACGCTTTTTTATCAGGTAAGCAATGA
- a CDS encoding PAS domain-containing sensor histidine kinase, which produces MIPTNSDINLLEQKYKDLSGLLSNIVNSVPMYFFVKDTGDDFRYVYSSPMMNQIYGRFHNDVVGKTDFDLFIDPVAAQSFRDMDERVLRSGKMQRYVEQMLDPRGELRSMDTMKLLVPREGKAPYLLGMSWDITKQRRIEDELHENNKRLALSCMAGRIYPWIWDVINETAELSLVKDGEMIHTYISHESFTEKIHPADQQMYRDIVNAFARGEIDSLKLSFRCKYFSDEYVWLEKIGEVYESGDDGRPLKAIGILRDITVDKRHEADVQAKRLAEESDRMKSAFIANMSHEIRTPLNAIVGFSTLMAQVDSPEEKQEYLKIIESSNDFLLQLINDILDISKIESGKLEFIYTNFSLNDLFKPQEHAFTLRAESEVKVIFENDGNNYCIISEKTRLTQVLTNFLSNAIKFTSSGSIRFGYKLTKNGIYVYVTDTGTGISKKDQASIFDRFVKLDKFKQGTGLGLSICKTIITMLNGEIGVESEEGSGSTFWFTIPCNPVKIN; this is translated from the coding sequence ATGATACCAACCAATTCTGATATAAATTTATTGGAACAAAAATATAAGGATTTGTCCGGATTGTTGTCGAATATAGTCAATTCGGTACCAATGTATTTTTTTGTGAAAGATACGGGGGATGACTTTCGCTATGTATATTCAAGCCCAATGATGAATCAGATTTACGGCCGTTTTCATAACGATGTTGTGGGAAAGACAGACTTTGATTTGTTTATTGATCCGGTTGCGGCACAAAGTTTTCGTGACATGGATGAGAGAGTGCTTCGTTCCGGTAAAATGCAACGTTATGTTGAACAAATGCTCGATCCGAGGGGAGAACTTCGTTCGATGGATACGATGAAACTACTTGTTCCCCGGGAAGGAAAAGCCCCTTATCTGCTGGGGATGTCGTGGGATATCACCAAACAACGCAGAATAGAAGATGAATTACATGAAAACAATAAGAGGCTGGCCCTTTCTTGTATGGCCGGACGCATATACCCGTGGATATGGGATGTAATAAATGAAACGGCTGAGTTATCTCTGGTAAAAGACGGAGAAATGATTCACACTTATATTTCTCATGAAAGTTTTACGGAAAAGATTCATCCGGCCGATCAACAGATGTACCGGGATATAGTCAATGCTTTTGCCCGTGGAGAGATAGACTCATTGAAGTTGAGTTTTCGTTGTAAATATTTCTCTGATGAATATGTCTGGCTCGAAAAGATAGGTGAAGTTTATGAGTCTGGAGATGATGGAAGGCCTTTGAAGGCAATTGGCATTTTAAGAGATATAACGGTAGATAAGCGGCATGAGGCTGATGTACAGGCCAAACGTCTGGCAGAAGAAAGTGACCGTATGAAATCGGCTTTTATTGCCAATATGAGTCATGAAATCCGTACTCCGCTGAATGCTATTGTCGGCTTTTCTACATTAATGGCACAGGTCGACAGCCCGGAAGAAAAACAAGAATATCTTAAGATTATTGAATCCAGTAATGATTTTCTATTACAACTAATTAATGATATCCTCGATATTTCCAAGATAGAATCGGGTAAACTTGAGTTTATATATACTAACTTTAGCTTGAATGACCTGTTCAAACCACAGGAACATGCATTCACACTAAGAGCTGAATCCGAAGTGAAAGTGATTTTTGAAAATGATGGCAACAACTATTGCATCATTTCTGAGAAAACAAGGCTTACCCAGGTATTGACAAATTTCTTATCCAACGCCATCAAGTTTACTTCATCCGGTTCTATCCGGTTTGGGTATAAACTAACGAAAAATGGTATTTATGTTTATGTAACCGATACCGGTACAGGAATCAGTAAAAAGGATCAAGCCTCTATTTTCGACCGGTTCGTGAAACTGGATAAATTTAAACAGGGAACCGGCCTTGGGCTGTCGATCTGCAAAACGATTATAACTATGCTAAATGGTGAAATCGGGGTGGAATCAGAAGAAGGTTCCGGTTCTACTTTTTGGTTTACAATCCCCTGTAATCCTGTGAAGATTAATTGA
- a CDS encoding symporter small accessory protein, which translates to MFGIDDPGIWLAYLLAFACLIFSLWFGIANWNKGDKESDNPKQPDK; encoded by the coding sequence ATGTTCGGAATAGACGATCCTGGTATCTGGTTAGCCTACTTGTTAGCCTTTGCATGTTTAATTTTTTCTTTATGGTTCGGTATTGCCAATTGGAATAAAGGAGATAAAGAGAGTGATAACCCTAAACAACCCGATAAATGA
- a CDS encoding phenylacetate--CoA ligase family protein has translation MMYWQKDIETMSREELSKFQLERLKKTIELAGHSPFYNKVLKDSGITADSIQSLDDLQKIPFTTKDDLRSNYPFGMASIPIKDCVRVHSSSGTTGNPTVVLHSAKDLEQWANQVARCMYMVGLRDTDVFQNTSGYGMFTGGLGFQYGAEKLGALTVPAAAGNTKRQIKFITDFGTTCLHIIPSYATRLAEVMYEIGIDPRKDTKLHTVCIGAEPHSEEQRKRIEQLLGVKAYNCFGMSEMNGPGVAFECTEQNGLHIWEDYTIVEIVDPQTLQPVPDGEVGELVLTTINREAMPLLRYRTRDLTCIIPGECPCGRTHKRLARFKGRSDDMIILKGVNLFPIQIEKILMQFKELGSNYLITIETVNNSDEMLIEVELSDLFTDDYSVLQRLAKDITRQLKDELLLTPRLKLVAKGSLPVQEGKAIRVKDLRRFS, from the coding sequence ATGATGTATTGGCAGAAAGATATTGAGACTATGAGTCGTGAAGAACTGAGTAAATTCCAGTTGGAGCGATTAAAAAAGACAATAGAATTAGCCGGACACTCCCCATTCTACAACAAAGTACTGAAAGATAGCGGTATAACAGCCGACAGTATACAATCATTGGATGATTTGCAAAAAATCCCATTTACTACAAAAGACGATTTACGCAGTAATTATCCATTTGGCATGGCCTCTATTCCTATCAAGGATTGCGTGCGGGTTCACTCTTCCAGCGGAACAACCGGTAATCCGACAGTTGTATTACATTCAGCAAAAGACCTGGAACAATGGGCCAATCAAGTAGCCCGTTGTATGTATATGGTCGGTTTACGTGATACCGATGTATTCCAGAATACATCAGGCTATGGCATGTTTACCGGTGGTTTGGGGTTCCAGTACGGGGCAGAAAAGCTAGGAGCCTTAACCGTTCCGGCAGCTGCCGGAAATACCAAACGCCAGATCAAGTTTATTACAGACTTTGGAACAACCTGCCTGCATATCATCCCGAGTTATGCAACCCGTTTGGCTGAAGTGATGTATGAAATAGGAATAGATCCGCGAAAAGATACTAAATTGCATACGGTTTGTATCGGGGCCGAACCTCATTCGGAAGAACAACGTAAACGTATCGAGCAGTTATTGGGAGTAAAAGCTTACAACTGTTTCGGTATGTCGGAAATGAACGGGCCCGGCGTCGCTTTTGAATGTACGGAACAAAACGGTCTGCATATCTGGGAAGATTATACGATTGTAGAGATAGTTGACCCGCAAACATTACAACCTGTACCGGATGGAGAGGTCGGTGAATTGGTCCTGACTACTATAAACCGGGAAGCTATGCCGCTTCTACGTTATCGTACCCGCGACTTGACTTGTATTATTCCCGGCGAATGCCCTTGTGGGAGAACTCATAAACGTCTTGCCCGTTTCAAAGGTCGTAGCGACGATATGATCATCCTGAAAGGTGTGAACCTGTTCCCCATCCAGATTGAAAAGATTTTGATGCAGTTCAAAGAATTAGGCAGTAATTATCTGATCACTATCGAGACGGTAAACAATAGTGATGAAATGTTGATAGAGGTAGAATTAAGTGATCTGTTTACAGACGATTATAGCGTATTGCAACGTCTGGCTAAAGATATCACAAGACAATTGAAAGACGAGTTATTGCTTACTCCCCGCTTAAAATTGGTTGCAAAAGGTTCACTGCCTGTGCAGGAAGGTAAAGCCATAAGAGTAAAAGACTTACGTAGATTTTCTTAA
- a CDS encoding acetolactate synthase, producing the protein MTVNQISIFLENKYGKLSEILALLAEEKIRIIAATIADTSEYGILRIIVSDPQKAYKILKSNNVSANLTDVLAIVTNSCAGSFAETLRHFTKAGLTIEYMYCFSMNEKSILILRTNNREVAREVIRHQSLEYICESDLMKL; encoded by the coding sequence ATGACAGTAAATCAAATTTCTATTTTCCTGGAAAATAAGTATGGAAAGCTAAGTGAAATCCTGGCTCTGCTTGCTGAAGAAAAAATACGGATCATTGCCGCAACGATCGCAGACACCTCTGAATATGGTATTTTGCGTATCATTGTTAGTGATCCTCAAAAAGCATATAAGATATTGAAAAGCAACAATGTGAGTGCCAACCTTACAGATGTTTTGGCTATTGTTACAAACTCCTGTGCCGGAAGTTTTGCCGAAACATTGAGGCATTTTACAAAAGCTGGTTTAACAATCGAATATATGTATTGCTTCTCTATGAATGAAAAATCGATTCTGATCCTCCGCACTAACAACCGGGAAGTTGCCCGGGAAGTGATTCGCCATCAGAGTCTGGAATACATCTGCGAAAGCGACTTAATGAAATTATAA
- a CDS encoding ATP-binding cassette domain-containing protein has protein sequence MKKGIISLISVCILLFFWQLTASYMNQPELIPSVPDLLKTLLQLFGSETFYQHVCATVFRGISGILLSLVIALLSAFLFARYELLYELFRPLLTIMRSVPVISFILLALIFLNPESIPLMIAFLTMFPLLTENLTKGILNLRPGLSLMADQFKVNKRNKLMQVIYPQLNPFLFSGLASAVGFGWRAIIMGEVLSQCSLGIGGEMKRAQNFIAVPELIAWTIIAILISFLFDKGISKMASVKWNILYNSTSHDVKSKLPSPIRITDITFHYAGTKVLSSFSYTFEPGIIYGIKAPSGTGKTTLLNLINGSLKPTNGMIDLKDQNISNVFQEPELLSHLTILQNVSLPLASVYNKNTSEAKAMEMLQLVEMDMQAERYPNELSYGQQQRVALARTLAFPSTIMLLDEPFKGLDKTLTFRIIRQILSRQATTRQIIIFTSHNPEELTLLASVTIQLPEIN, from the coding sequence ATGAAAAAAGGGATAATATCATTAATATCAGTTTGCATTTTACTCTTTTTCTGGCAACTGACTGCATCTTATATGAATCAGCCGGAACTGATACCTTCCGTCCCTGATCTTTTAAAAACATTACTCCAGTTATTCGGTAGCGAGACATTTTATCAACACGTATGTGCAACGGTATTCCGTGGTATATCAGGAATACTCCTGTCATTGGTTATCGCTTTATTATCAGCTTTTTTGTTTGCACGCTACGAATTGCTCTATGAACTATTCAGGCCGTTATTAACAATTATGAGATCTGTTCCGGTTATCTCCTTTATTTTGCTGGCTTTGATATTTCTGAATCCGGAAAGTATTCCATTAATGATTGCTTTTTTGACTATGTTTCCTCTGTTGACAGAAAATCTGACAAAAGGTATCTTGAATCTTCGTCCGGGCCTATCCCTGATGGCTGATCAATTTAAAGTCAACAAAAGAAATAAATTGATGCAGGTTATTTATCCTCAATTAAATCCTTTTCTTTTCAGTGGGCTGGCATCTGCGGTAGGATTCGGCTGGCGGGCAATTATAATGGGAGAAGTTCTTTCCCAATGTAGCCTGGGGATCGGAGGTGAGATGAAACGGGCACAAAATTTTATTGCTGTCCCTGAATTGATAGCATGGACCATCATTGCGATTCTGATTAGTTTTCTGTTTGATAAAGGAATCAGTAAAATGGCTTCAGTAAAATGGAATATACTATACAACAGTACAAGTCATGATGTAAAGAGTAAACTTCCCTCTCCTATAAGAATAACAGATATAACCTTTCATTATGCCGGAACAAAGGTCTTGTCCAGTTTCTCTTATACTTTCGAACCTGGTATTATTTATGGTATAAAAGCTCCTTCAGGAACAGGAAAAACAACATTACTGAACCTAATTAACGGTTCATTGAAACCCACAAACGGAATGATCGATCTTAAGGATCAAAATATCTCCAATGTGTTTCAGGAACCGGAATTACTATCTCATCTGACTATATTACAAAATGTATCTCTTCCTTTGGCCTCTGTTTATAACAAAAACACATCTGAAGCAAAAGCAATGGAAATGTTGCAATTAGTTGAAATGGATATGCAGGCTGAACGATATCCGAATGAACTTAGCTACGGACAACAACAACGTGTCGCTTTAGCACGCACACTGGCTTTTCCTTCTACAATCATGCTTCTGGACGAGCCTTTCAAAGGATTGGATAAAACATTGACCTTCCGCATTATCAGGCAGATACTCTCACGACAAGCAACAACCAGACAAATAATTATTTTCACTTCTCATAATCCGGAGGAGCTGACACTTCTGGCCTCAGTAACAATTCAGTTACCCGAGATCAATTAA
- the ybaK gene encoding Cys-tRNA(Pro) deacylase, producing the protein MKINKTNVARLLDKAKIVYQLVPYEVDENDLSATHVAEQLGENVEQVFKTLILHGDKSGYFVCVIPGADEVDLKKAAKVSGNKKCEMIPVKELLPLTGYIRGGCSPIGMKKHFPTYIHLSAENFENIYVSAGQRGLQVLLAPADLIRETNASLADLVSGD; encoded by the coding sequence ATGAAAATTAATAAGACAAATGTAGCAAGGCTGTTGGATAAAGCTAAAATAGTTTATCAGCTGGTGCCTTACGAAGTGGATGAAAATGATTTAAGCGCCACCCATGTTGCAGAACAACTGGGAGAAAATGTAGAACAGGTATTCAAAACATTGATCTTACATGGCGACAAAAGCGGATATTTCGTTTGTGTCATTCCCGGAGCGGATGAAGTGGATTTAAAGAAAGCAGCCAAAGTGTCGGGTAATAAAAAATGCGAAATGATCCCCGTTAAAGAGTTGTTGCCTTTGACCGGTTATATCCGGGGAGGATGTTCTCCTATCGGGATGAAGAAACATTTTCCCACTTATATCCATCTCAGTGCGGAGAATTTCGAAAATATCTATGTAAGTGCCGGACAACGCGGTTTGCAAGTTTTATTGGCTCCGGCCGACCTCATTCGCGAAACAAATGCTTCGCTGGCCGATCTGGTAAGCGGCGACTAG